In Mycobacterium sp. ITM-2016-00317, the genomic window CGCCGCCGCGCGCGTGGGTCTGCCGGTACAGCGACTGCCGGGCGACCGTTTCCAAGCTCATATTTTCACCGTAGAACCTCAACGAACATTGAGGTCAATCGCTTCCCCAGGCCACCGTCGGCGATCCGCGGGCACTACCTCCCACGACGGCGCCGCTTCATCGGGCAAGATTGCGTGCATGGAAAGTGGCGTGGGCTCACCCAGGGTGCTCGTGGTCGACGACGATCCCGACGTGCTCGCCTCGCTCGAGCGCGGCCTGCGACTGTCCGGATTCGAGGTCTACACCGCCGTCGACGGCGCCGAGGCGCTGCGCAGCGCCACCGAGACGCGACCGGACGCGATCGTCCTCGACATCAACATGCCCGTGCTGGACGGGGTGTCCGTGGTGACCGCGCTGCGGGCGATGGACAACGACGTGCCGGTGTGTGTGCTCTCGGCGCGCTCGTCGGTCGATGACCGGGTCGCCGGGCTGGAAGCCGGTGCGGACGACTATCTGGTCAAGCCGTTCGTGCTGGCCGAGCTGGTGGCCAGGGTGAAGGCGCTGCTGCGGCGGCGCGGTTCGACGGCGACGTTCTCGTCGGAGACCATCACGGTGGGCCCGCTCGAAGTGGATATCCCCGGCCGGCGCGCGCGGGTGGACGGCGTGGACGTCGACCTGACCAAGCGTGAGTTCGACCTGCTGGCCGTGCTCGCCGAGCACAAGACCGCCGTGCTGTCCCGCGCGCAGCTGCTGGAGCTGGTGTGGGGATACGACTTCGCCGCCGACACCAATGTCGTCGACGTGTTCATCGGCTACCTGCGGCGCAAGTTGGAGGCCAACGGCGCCCCGCGGCTGTTGCACACCGTGCGTGGGGTGGGATTCGTCCTCAGGCAGCAGTGATGAGCGCTTGCGCGAAGAACAGACGGCAGTAGGACATGGTCGCGCTGTCCCGCATCTTCCGTCGCACACCGTCACTGCGCACGCGGGTCGCGTTCGCCACCGCCATCGCCGCCGCGATCGTCGTCGGGATCGTCGGCACCGTGGTCTGGGTCGGCATCACCAACGACCGCAAGGAGCGGCTGGACCGCCGGCTCGACGAGGCGGCCGGCTTCGCCATCCCGTTCCTGCCCCGCGGGCTCGACGAGATCCCGAAGTCGCCGAACGACCAGGACGCGGTCATCACCATGCGCAGTGGCGGGCAGGTGACCTCCAATTCGGACGTCGTGCTGCCCGAACTGGAACCGGGTTACGCCGACACCTATGTCGACGGGGTGCGGTACCGGGTGCGCACGGTGCAGTTGTCGGCGCCGGAGCCCATGTCGGTGGCCGTCGGCGCCACCTACGAGTCGACGATCGCCGACACCAACAACCTGCACCGCCGGGTGCTGATCATCTGCACGCTGGCGGTCGGGGCCGCGACGTTCGGCGGGTGGCTGCTGGCTGCGTTCGCGGTGCGCCCGTTCCGGCGGCTGGCCCAGCAGACCCGCCAGATCGACGCGGGCGACGAGGCCCCGGACATCGACATCCGCGGCGCCACCGAGGCGGTGGAGATCGCCGACGCGGTCAAGGGACTGGTGGAACGGGTGTGGGAGGAGCAGGGCCGGACCAAAGCCGCGCTGGCGTCGGCGCGCGACTTCGCGTCGGTGTCGGCGCACGAACTGCGCACCCCGCTGACGGCGATGCGCACCAACCTCGAGGTGCTGGCGACGCTGGACCTCTCCGAGGAGGGCCGCAAGGAGGTCGTCAACGACGTCATCCGCACGCAGTCGCGGATCGAGGCCACCCTCGGCGCGCTGGAGCGTCTCGCCCAGGGTGAGCTGTCCACCCAGGACGATCACGTGCCCGTCGACATCACCGAACTACTCGACCGGGCGGCGCACGACGCGATGCGCGTGTATCCCGACCTGGAGGTGTCGTTGGTGCCCGCGCCGACGGTGATCATCGTCGGACTGCCCGCCGGGCTGCGGTTGGCCGTCGACAACGCGATCGCCAACGCAGTCAAGCACGGCGGCGCGTCCCGGGTGCAGTTGTCCGCGGTCAGCTCCCGTGAAGGTGTGGAGATCGCGGTCGACGACGACGGCGTCGGGGTTCCCGAGGAGGAACGCACGGTGGTGTTCGACCGGTTCGCGCGCGGGTCGACGGCGTCACACTCGGGTTCGGGCCTTGGTCTTGCGCTGGTCGCGCAGCAGGCCGAATTGCACGGCGGCACAGCGACGTTGGAGCCCAGTCCGCTGGGCGGGGCGCGCCTGCTGCTGCGCCTGCCCGGACCGGGCGGGCAGCGCTAGCGGGCAGTTCTTATCGGGCGTTGAGCAGGTCGATGACGAAGATCAGAGTCTTGCCGGAGAGCCGGTGCCCGCTGCCTGCCGGACCGTAGGCCAGCTCCGGCGGGATGATGAGCTGGCGGCGACCACCGACCTTCATCCCGGGAATGCCCTCCTGCCAGCCCTGGATCAGGCCGCGCAGCGGGAACTCGATCGACTCACCGCGGTTCCAGGAGCTGTCGAACTCCTCGCCGGTGTCGTACTCCACCCCGACGTAGTGCACCTCGACGTTGCCGCCCGGGACCGCCTCGGCGCCGTCGCCCACCACCAGGTCGGTGATGACCAGCTCGGCCGGCGGGGGTCCGTCAATGAACTCGATCTCGGGTTTGGAAGCCACGACGCCACAGTACTGCGTGGCGGAACCGGCCGGTCGCGGCACAGGCGGGCGCGCAGACGAGCGATCCGTTTTACCTGTGAGCGCTGAGGGTATGCGCCGCAGATCGTGGGGACATTCGGAGACAACGACGACGGCAGGCCGGCACCGCCTTCAGCAGAGAGCGGTTCCTAGGCACGTGTCGGCGCGCCGGATCCGGTAGTGGGCGAGGGGGTGGAGATGTCGTCAGAGACCGGCGCGGCCCCCGTCCAGAGCATCGTCGATGCGTGGCGTGCGCGGGTGCGGCGCCACCCCGAACATCCCGCACTCGCCTACTTCGACACGGTGCTCACCGCCCGCGAGGTCGACGACGCTTCCGATGCGCTCGCCGTTGCGTTTTCGGACATGGGCGTCTCCCGTGGTGACCGCGTCGGGATCTATCTGCAGAACATCCCCCAGTACGCGATCACGTTCCTCGCGCTATGGAAGATCGGTGCGGCTGCGCTGCTCCTCAACCCGATGTACCGCGGACGCGAACTGCGCACCATCGTCGACGACGCGCAACCGGTGGGAATCGTCTGCGACGAACACGACGTCGAGGCCACCACGGAAACACTGCGCGGCAGCAGCGTCCGGTTCACGATCAGCACCAGCGGTCTCGATTTCCAGTCGCGCAACGACCCACGGGTGTTCCGGTCCACGGCGCGGCCCACAACGGCCGCCGACGATCTGGTGGATCTCATCCGGCGCAACCGCGGCCGCAGGCCTGCAGCGGACCCGCCCGCCGGTGCTGATCTGGCGCTGCTCGCCTACACCTCGGGTACCACCGGTCCGCCCAAGGGTGCGATGAACTCCCACGCGAACCTGCTCGCCACGGCACTCGACTTCGGCGAGCGCGTCGGCCTCGCGGACGGCGACGTGGTGTTCGCCGTCGCTCCGCTGTTCCACATCACCGGCGCCATGCTCAACGCCGCGGTGGCGCTCGTCCGCGACTGTCTGCTGGTGTTCGCGAACAGGTTCGACGCCGCAGTGACCCTCGACGCCTTCGTCGAGCACCGGGTGACCTACACCATCGGCTCGATCACGGTGTTCAACGCGATCTCGGCGCTGCCGGAGGCGAGCGCCGAGCACTTCGAATCGGTGAAGGCCTTGTACTCGGGCGGCGCGCCCATCCCGCCAGCCACCGTCAAGGCGTTCGCGGCACGCTTCGGCCATTACATCCACAACGCCTACGGCATGACCGAGACCACCGCCGGCGTCGTCGCCGTCCCCCCGGGCACCGAGGCACCGGTGGACGCGACCAGTGGATCCCTGTCGGTCGGGCTCGCCCTGCCCCGGGTGCGCCTGCGCACCCTCGATCCGGCCGGGGAGCCGACACCTCCCGGGATCGCCGGTGAGCTCGAAGTCTCTGGGCCGCAGGTCGTTTCCGGCTACTGGCGCAACCCCGACGCATCCATGTCGACGATGCCCGATGGCCGGCTCCGCACCGGTGACGTCGCAATCATCGACGAGCAGGGCTGGGTGTACATCGTGGATCGGCTGAAAGACCAGATCAACGTGTCCGGCTACAAGGTGTGGCCCCGCGAGGTCGAGGACGCCCTCTACGAACATCCCGCGGTGTTCGAAGTCGCAGTCGTCAGTCACCCCGACGACTACCAGGGCGAGGCCGTGGTCGCCTACGTCGCGCTGCAACCAGGCGCGACCGCAAGCGAAGACGAGCTGATCGACTTCACGCGCGAACGACTCGCCGCCTACAAGCGACCGAGAACCGTGCACGTCATCGCCGAACTCCCCAAGACCCCCACCGGAAAGATCAAACGAGCCGAACTCCGGCAATAACCCCGCGATGCTGCGGTATCTCGCGAGAAAGTGACCCACGATGAGCACCAGGATCACCGGCGAGACAAAAGCCGCGCCGACCATGTCCTCCCGCAAGAAGTCCCTCGTCGCGAGCTCGGTGGGAAACGTCCTGGAATGGTACGAGTGGAGCGCTTACGCGGTCTTCGCGCCCTTCATCGCGGCCGCCATGTTCAGCCAGGACAATCCGGTGTCGGCTCTGCTGTCGACGCTCGCCGTGTTCGCCGTCGGTTTCCTGATGCGCCCGTTGGGCGGCATTGTGTTCGGACGGATAGCGGACAAACGGGGCCGCAAGTTCGTACTCGTGACGACCATGCTCATGATGGCCACCGGCAGCCTGCTGATCGGAATCATGCCGACCTACGCCGCGATCGGCACATGGGCCTCAGCCT contains:
- a CDS encoding HAMP domain-containing sensor histidine kinase, whose translation is MVALSRIFRRTPSLRTRVAFATAIAAAIVVGIVGTVVWVGITNDRKERLDRRLDEAAGFAIPFLPRGLDEIPKSPNDQDAVITMRSGGQVTSNSDVVLPELEPGYADTYVDGVRYRVRTVQLSAPEPMSVAVGATYESTIADTNNLHRRVLIICTLAVGAATFGGWLLAAFAVRPFRRLAQQTRQIDAGDEAPDIDIRGATEAVEIADAVKGLVERVWEEQGRTKAALASARDFASVSAHELRTPLTAMRTNLEVLATLDLSEEGRKEVVNDVIRTQSRIEATLGALERLAQGELSTQDDHVPVDITELLDRAAHDAMRVYPDLEVSLVPAPTVIIVGLPAGLRLAVDNAIANAVKHGGASRVQLSAVSSREGVEIAVDDDGVGVPEEERTVVFDRFARGSTASHSGSGLGLALVAQQAELHGGTATLEPSPLGGARLLLRLPGPGGQR
- a CDS encoding AMP-binding protein; its protein translation is MSSETGAAPVQSIVDAWRARVRRHPEHPALAYFDTVLTAREVDDASDALAVAFSDMGVSRGDRVGIYLQNIPQYAITFLALWKIGAAALLLNPMYRGRELRTIVDDAQPVGIVCDEHDVEATTETLRGSSVRFTISTSGLDFQSRNDPRVFRSTARPTTAADDLVDLIRRNRGRRPAADPPAGADLALLAYTSGTTGPPKGAMNSHANLLATALDFGERVGLADGDVVFAVAPLFHITGAMLNAAVALVRDCLLVFANRFDAAVTLDAFVEHRVTYTIGSITVFNAISALPEASAEHFESVKALYSGGAPIPPATVKAFAARFGHYIHNAYGMTETTAGVVAVPPGTEAPVDATSGSLSVGLALPRVRLRTLDPAGEPTPPGIAGELEVSGPQVVSGYWRNPDASMSTMPDGRLRTGDVAIIDEQGWVYIVDRLKDQINVSGYKVWPREVEDALYEHPAVFEVAVVSHPDDYQGEAVVAYVALQPGATASEDELIDFTRERLAAYKRPRTVHVIAELPKTPTGKIKRAELRQ
- the prrA gene encoding two-component system response regulator PrrA, which translates into the protein MESGVGSPRVLVVDDDPDVLASLERGLRLSGFEVYTAVDGAEALRSATETRPDAIVLDINMPVLDGVSVVTALRAMDNDVPVCVLSARSSVDDRVAGLEAGADDYLVKPFVLAELVARVKALLRRRGSTATFSSETITVGPLEVDIPGRRARVDGVDVDLTKREFDLLAVLAEHKTAVLSRAQLLELVWGYDFAADTNVVDVFIGYLRRKLEANGAPRLLHTVRGVGFVLRQQ
- a CDS encoding FKBP-type peptidyl-prolyl cis-trans isomerase, with the protein product MASKPEIEFIDGPPPAELVITDLVVGDGAEAVPGGNVEVHYVGVEYDTGEEFDSSWNRGESIEFPLRGLIQGWQEGIPGMKVGGRRQLIIPPELAYGPAGSGHRLSGKTLIFVIDLLNAR